A window of the Lolium perenne isolate Kyuss_39 chromosome 7, Kyuss_2.0, whole genome shotgun sequence genome harbors these coding sequences:
- the LOC127315870 gene encoding uncharacterized protein, with amino-acid sequence MDKSWMEASRSSDEYAAGVSLFLKFAIRNEVQDRKILCPCKNCGNRFWYDVDIVNDHLVCTGFMPGYKTWLFHGEPAVNNDPDTHSSSPEDSSNARDEIDQLLLDGFDMYNRSSLHSEKEEGSEDDSEDEDVETYKRLVNDGGQLLYPGCKKFSKLQFLVRLLNIKNVRGMTNAAFEDMLTLFREAIPEGHSLPKKFHEAKQYIRGVGLAYDTYDVCFNDCIIFRGIHANANVCPVCKTSRWKTERSVVGGKRISRVARKVIRHFPLKKRVRRLFISNKTAALMSWHNDGRTKDEVMRHPADSPAWKNFDSRYRSFSKEPRNIRFGLATDGFNPFRNMNLSYSIWPIILIPYNFPPWICMKETNFILSVIVPGRRSPGKDIDVYLQLVIDELQELWHHGVLVHDAHFGKKFRVYAALLWTISDWLGRGILSGESIVVCSHCLLGTCSRRLKHGHKACFLGHRRFLSRDHAFRRDEESFDGTTDFRDPPVQPTGEEISAMTMDIQTAYGKLQKQKRSVRKKRKRGEGDEDLENKEEVHTVESTFKKRSIFFQLEYWKFLLVRHNLDSMHIEKNVFDNIVNTLLDVDKRSKDNANARMDMKRMKIREHLHIDETQEKPDLPDAVYYMESSKKKMFCGLVKNVRFPDNHASSMYNKVRLEENKFVGLKTHDCHILFEEILPLAVMKTLPKEVALPLVKLAKCFKVITSKIVSNKEIAIVEDQLPEILCQLEKIFPPTFFDIMEHLVIHLPAEVRLAGPVQFRNMWSTEMFIGNMKNWVHNRSHPEGSIAESYLFDECLTFCSRYVDDCNTKFNRAPRHDDNLTSSANKNCSKYLTIFGRPLSACSISELDYLSWTQAQKYVLFNYEHISSYTEKHMKSLAAGKKRKCKRQIEVEHHRTFHTWFIDHVQSLLLKGTKLPEDIVLLANKPYMMVKKYNSYSINCRGSFYNIKVSDLGPHSVQQISLFVALCECYLGCPPYFPLWEYTPPGEVCIPQFSPEPSVPRRLNVRSLPREQEEVVKEMRQAIQALKDSGLTAVNIAGRRSLTTFPPLPGRSLRK; translated from the exons ATGGATAAGAGTTGGATGGAAGCTTCAAGGTCTTCAGATGAGTATGCAGCTGGAGTCTCCTTATTCTTAAAATTTGCtataagaaatgaagtgcaagataGGAAGATACTTTGTCCATGCAAAAATTGTGGTAACAGGTTCTGGTATGATGTAGACATTGTGAATGATCATCTAGTCTGTACTGGATTCATGCCTGGATATAAAACCTGGCTGTTTCATGGTGAACCAGCTGTTAACAATGATCCTGACACACACTCTAGCTCTCCAGAAGATAGTAGTAATGCTAGAGATGAGATTGACCAGCTATTGTTAGATGGGTTTGACATGTACAATAGAAGTTCATTGCATtcagaaaaagaagaaggcagtgaAGATGACagtgaagatgaagatgtcgAAACATACAAGAGGTTAGTCAATGATGGTGGCCAGCTGTTGTACCCAGGATGCAAGAAGTTTTCAAAGCTGCAGTTTCTAGTAAGACTGCTCAACATTAAAAATGTCAGGGGAATGACAAATGCTGCATTTGAAGATATGCTGACACTGTTCAGGGAAGCAATACCTGAAGGACATTCTCTGCCGAAGAAATTTCATGAAGCAAAGCAGTACATCAGAGGAGTTGGTCTTGCATATGATACTTATGATGTATGTTTCAATGACtgcataattttcagaggcatccatGCCAATGCCAATGTCTGCCCAGTTTGCAAAACAAGCAGATGGAAGACTGAGAGAAGTGTAGTAGGTGGGAAGAGAATCAGTAGAGTTGCAAGGAAAGTTATCAGACATTTCCCACTGAAGAAAAGAGTCAGGAGGTTGTTCATATCTAACAAAACAGCAGCTCTGATGAGTTGGCACAATGATGGGAGAACCAAAGATGAAGTAATGAGGCATCCAGCTGATTCACCTGCTTGGAAGAACTTTGACAGCAGGTACAGGTCGTTCAGCAAAGaaccaaggaacataagatttggactagctacagatggattcaacccgTTCAGGAATATGAACTTGTCATATAGCATCTGGCCTATAATTCTGATCCCATACAACTTCCCTCCCTGGATTTGCATGAAGGAAACCAACTTCATATTGTCTGTCATTGTACCAGGAAGGAGATCACCAGGGAAAGACATTGATGTATACCTGCAACTTGTAATTGATGAGCTACAGGAGTTGTGGCACCATGGTGTTCTTGTACATGATGCTCATTTTGGTAAAAAGTTTAGAGTCTATGCTGCACTTCTCTGGACCATTAGTGACTGGCTGGGCCGTGGAATATTGAGTGGTGAAAGTATTGTTGTCTGTTCTCATTGCCTCTTAGGAACTTGCTCTAGAAGGTTGAAGCATGGGCACAAAGCATGTTTCTTAGGTCACAGAAGGTTCTTGTCAAGGGATCATGCATTCAGAAGAGATGAGGAATCTTTTGATGGTACTACTGATTTCAGGGATCCTCCAGTACAGCCAACAGGGGAAGAAATTTCTGCTATGACAATGGATATCCAAACTGCATATGGAAAACTACAGAAGCAAAAGAGGAGTGTAAGGAAGAAAAGGAAAAGAGGAGAAGGGGATGAGGATTTGGAGAATAAGGAGGAAGTACATACTGTTGAATCAACTTTTAAGAAGAGGAGCATCTTTTTCCAACTAGAATATTGGAAATTTTTGCTAGTGAGACACAACTTGGATTCAATGCACATTGAAAAGAATGTGTTTGACAACATAGTCAACACTTTGCTTGATGTGGACAAAAGGTCAAAAGATAATGCAAATGCTAGGATGGATATGAAGAGAATGAAGATCAGAGAACATTTGCATATTGATGAAACACAAGAAAAACCTGACTTGCCAGATGCAGTGTACTACATGGAGTCATCAAAGAAGAAGATGTTCTGTGGTCTGGTGAAAAATGTGAGATTTCCAGACAACCATGCTTCCTCAATGTACAACAAGGTAAGGTTAGAGGAAAACAAGTTTGTTGGGCTGAAAACTCATGATTGCCACATTTTGTTTGAAGAAATCTTACCTCTGGCTGTAATGAAGACATTGCCTAAAGAAGTTGCATTGCCCTTGGTGAAGCTTGCCAAGTGTTTCAAGGTCATTACTTCGAAGATCGTCAGCAATAAAGAGATAGCAATTGTTGAAGACCAGTTGCCAGAGATATTATGTCAACTTGAGAAGATTTTTCCTCCAACATTCTTCGATATAATGGAGCACCTGGTTATACATCTTCCAGCTGAAGTGAGACTTGCTGGGCCTGTTCAATTCAGGAACATGTGGTCCACAGAAATGTTCATTGGCAACATGAAAAACTGGGTACACAATAGAAGCCACCCTGAAGGATCCATTGCAGAGTCATATTTGTTCGATGAGTGTTTGACATTCTGCAGTAGATATGTGGATGATTGTAACACCAAGTTCAACAGAGCACCAAGACATGATGATAATTTGACTAGTAGTGCAAACAAAAATTGCAGCAAGTACCTGACGATTTTTGGAAGACCATTATCAGCTTGCAGTATTTCTGAACTAGATTACCTGTCATGGACACAAGCACAGAAGTATGTACTCTTCAATTATGAGCACATCAGTTCTTACACAGAGAAGCATATGAAATCTTTAGCTGCTGGGAAAAAGAGAAAATGTAAAAGACAGATAGAAGTAGAACATCACAGAACATTCCATACTTGGTTCATTGACCATGTGCAGTCTTTGCTTCTTAAAGGCACAAAATTGCCAGAAGATATTGTTTTGCTAGCAAACAAGCCTTACATGATGGTCAAGAAGTACAACAGCTACAGCATTAATtgtcgtggat CCTTCTACAACATCAAGGTCtccgacctcgggccgcacagcGTCCAACAGATTTCGCtgttcgtggcgctgtgcgaGTGCTACCTGGGCTGTCCGCCCTATTTCCCACTGTGG gagtacactccccccgGCGAGGTCTGCATCCCCCAGTTCAGCCCCGAGCCCAGCGTCCCGCGACGCCTCAacgtccggtcgctgccgcgcgagcaggaggaaGTGGTGAAGGAGATGCGCCAGGCGATCCAGGCGCTGAAGGATAGCGGCCTGACGGCGGTCAATAT CGCTGGCAGAAGATCGCTGACCACCTTCCCCCCCTTGCCGGGAAGGAGCCTCCGGAAATGA